The following proteins are encoded in a genomic region of Bacteroidota bacterium:
- a CDS encoding T9SS type A sorting domain-containing protein, protein MKKIYFLLIAFSFCVLSVSAQIPNSGFENWTNKGAYEIPTQWGTLNNTTATDNVFTVTKASPGSPGIFFMKITSKTIGSTVVGGIAVCGELDSINKKAKSGFAYSAQPASFTGKWQHMIFGTSQGSVKAILTKWNVALNKHDTVAIAAKTLTGMAMSWANFTVNFVYFNNDTPDSCIIELRSSGNAPADQDYLWVDNLGFTGVATGIDVLNTDNDAIEVYPNPTTAVVNFHSKNLSKVENVILFDILGNKLLEWKEIPENGIDISKFTKGNYFVQIKTNTALTIKKISLQ, encoded by the coding sequence ATGAAAAAAATATATTTTTTACTAATTGCATTTTCTTTTTGTGTGCTATCAGTATCTGCACAAATACCAAACTCCGGTTTTGAAAACTGGACCAATAAAGGTGCCTACGAAATTCCGACTCAATGGGGAACTTTAAATAATACTACTGCTACCGATAATGTATTTACAGTTACCAAAGCTAGTCCAGGTAGTCCGGGAATTTTTTTTATGAAAATTACTTCAAAAACAATTGGTTCAACAGTAGTAGGTGGAATTGCAGTTTGTGGTGAGCTGGATTCAATTAATAAAAAAGCAAAATCAGGTTTCGCCTACAGTGCACAGCCTGCCAGCTTTACAGGAAAATGGCAACACATGATTTTTGGTACTAGTCAGGGTTCTGTAAAAGCCATTCTTACCAAATGGAATGTTGCACTAAACAAACATGATACAGTTGCAATTGCTGCAAAAACTCTAACAGGAATGGCAATGAGTTGGGCGAATTTTACCGTAAATTTTGTGTACTTCAATAACGACACACCTGATTCCTGTATCATCGAATTACGTTCGAGCGGAAATGCTCCTGCCGACCAAGATTATTTATGGGTTGATAACCTTGGATTTACGGGTGTGGCAACAGGAATTGATGTTCTTAATACCGACAATGATGCAATTGAAGTATATCCGAATCCTACCACTGCAGTTGTAAACTTTCATTCAAAAAATTTAAGTAAGGTTGAAAACGTAATTTTGTTTGATATACTCGGAAATAAATTACTCGAGTGGAAAGAGATTCCTGAAAATGGAATTGATATTTCTAAGTTTACAAAAGGGAACTATTTTGTTCAAATAAAGACGAATACTGCTCTAACCATCAAAAAGATTAGTCTGCAATAA